A part of Synechococcus sp. UW179A genomic DNA contains:
- a CDS encoding Nif11-like leader peptide family natural product precursor, which produces MSLEQLKAFLSKVKGDSNLQEKLKAAKSPEDVVGIAKEHGHEFTADKINQLSEEELEGVAGGCGCLALESQYSGAA; this is translated from the coding sequence ATGTCCCTAGAACAACTCAAGGCATTCCTCTCCAAGGTCAAAGGTGATTCCAATCTTCAGGAGAAACTAAAAGCAGCAAAGTCACCTGAGGATGTTGTAGGTATCGCTAAAGAACATGGTCATGAATTCACTGCTGATAAGATCAACCAGCTCAGTGAAGAGGAGCTGGAAGGTGTGGCTGGGGGATGTGGCTGTTTAGCTCTTGAGTCTCAATATTCTGGTGCAGCTTAG
- a CDS encoding Nif11-like leader peptide family natural product precursor: MSEEQLKAFLAKAKDDQSIQDKLKAAKTPEDVVAIAKEHGHEFTDVEFTGDKITALSEEELEGVAGGCVITQVCGWVEFSKW, encoded by the coding sequence ATGTCAGAAGAACAGCTGAAGGCCTTCCTTGCCAAAGCTAAGGACGACCAGTCCATTCAAGACAAACTAAAGGCAGCAAAGACTCCTGAAGATGTGGTGGCTATCGCTAAAGAACATGGCCACGAATTCACTGATGTAGAATTCACTGGTGATAAGATCACTGCACTAAGTGAAGAGGAGCTGGAAGGCGTGGCTGGGGGATGTGTAATTACGCAGGTGTGTGGCTGGGTTGAATTCTCGAAATGGTGA
- a CDS encoding Nif11-like leader peptide family natural product precursor yields MSEEQLKAFLEKGKSDTSLQEKLNGAADADAVVEIAKDAGFSITAEDIQSRYSIRSRELADEELEGAVGGGQNCGPAVTWRRSGFWAPRF; encoded by the coding sequence ATGTCAGAAGAACAACTCAAAGCCTTTCTAGAAAAGGGAAAATCTGATACCAGCCTTCAGGAGAAACTCAATGGAGCTGCAGATGCAGATGCTGTTGTGGAGATTGCCAAAGACGCAGGCTTTTCAATTACCGCAGAAGATATTCAATCTAGATATTCAATCCGCTCACGAGAATTGGCAGACGAGGAGCTGGAGGGCGCAGTTGGTGGTGGACAAAATTGCGGTCCGGCGGTCACCTGGCGACGGTCCGGCTTCTGGGCACCACGTTTTTAA
- a CDS encoding Nif11-like leader peptide family natural product precursor encodes MSEEQLKAFLEKVKGDTELQENLKAAADADAVLAIAKEAGFSVSVDDLKEAGFKQSEISDRELEDAAGGDSGALCADTLCCPVRCGQTFSCIA; translated from the coding sequence ATGTCAGAAGAACAGCTCAAAGCCTTCTTAGAAAAGGTCAAAGGCGACACCGAGCTTCAGGAAAATCTCAAAGCAGCTGCTGATGCTGATGCAGTTCTTGCGATTGCGAAAGAGGCTGGGTTTAGTGTTTCTGTTGACGACTTGAAAGAGGCTGGGTTTAAGCAATCAGAGATTTCTGACAGGGAGCTGGAAGACGCGGCTGGTGGCGATTCCGGTGCTTTGTGTGCCGACACCTTGTGTTGTCCGGTGCGGTGCGGGCAAACCTTTAGCTGTATTGCATAA
- a CDS encoding DUF1651 domain-containing protein: MPNKDRPLVDRHTAKNGVGWLMNDQEGKVCSFTNDMPTQHAQWVIVETRPLRGRGQPVIRRMLRHNAIEAWETMRKSGGWKRCEPRW, encoded by the coding sequence ATGCCGAACAAGGATCGCCCACTTGTTGATCGCCATACAGCGAAGAACGGTGTCGGCTGGTTGATGAATGACCAGGAAGGCAAGGTCTGTAGCTTCACTAACGACATGCCAACCCAGCACGCTCAATGGGTCATCGTCGAGACCCGACCGCTACGGGGTAGAGGTCAGCCGGTCATCAGACGAATGCTCAGGCACAACGCCATCGAGGCATGGGAAACGATGCGGAAGTCAGGCGGGTGGAAGCGATGCGAGCCAAGGTGGTGA
- a CDS encoding cell wall metabolism sensor histidine kinase WalK — protein sequence MFGRIFTRKSPEKTASAGYLAFQRGILVVGSSDLDSSQSPSGGRSWSIARRFFLTSFILIVAQSGLSLAISGKLWRDFTASHLNFVLSRELLRPLNLVDNKLDSLSAQEAMECCTREDYEYFLSDIDLADGKAIMISGSAGLVPGKGAQSLYSSERLHEFARQATTSKNRFSLVDFRDKKAVAVKSMNLSGGPETGSLIYIRPIYSMSLFNALNRVRLLSEVVLMLSLVVLLAIALTYILRPIQSVRSRISNIQLDNLDTALISLDGQPVELQPILTEFNRMVRRLEVSAKNQKQFASTISHEFRTPLTVISGFIQSVLNRAQDLDSRYRESLLVADKEAFRLNRMLSDLLDLSRADNHQLKVLREPFECILSCREALRLAQFAFPNNVITLDDSGFEESIWVIGDPDCLVKCLENLIGNAVKYSEPMSAIDLGIDVKDQCVLFTVQDYGQGIPEDQQARIFERFVRADGVSLRRGDSSSGLGLSIVKMLMESMGGSVSVQSEIGVGSRFTLTLQRSLS from the coding sequence GTGTTTGGCAGGATTTTCACCAGAAAATCACCAGAAAAAACTGCTTCCGCTGGCTATCTTGCTTTTCAAAGGGGCATTCTTGTTGTGGGGTCATCAGATCTAGATTCATCGCAATCCCCTTCTGGTGGTCGCTCATGGTCCATCGCACGCCGCTTTTTTCTTACATCTTTCATTCTGATTGTTGCTCAGTCTGGACTGAGCCTGGCAATTTCAGGAAAGCTTTGGAGAGATTTCACCGCTTCCCACTTAAATTTTGTCCTCTCTAGAGAGCTGTTACGTCCATTAAATCTTGTTGACAACAAATTAGATTCTCTTTCTGCTCAAGAAGCAATGGAATGCTGCACTAGAGAAGATTACGAATATTTTTTGTCTGATATTGATTTGGCCGATGGCAAGGCCATCATGATCTCGGGCAGCGCTGGTCTTGTTCCAGGGAAAGGAGCCCAATCGCTTTATAGCTCCGAACGCCTGCATGAATTTGCGCGACAAGCTACGACGAGTAAGAATCGGTTTTCGCTGGTTGATTTTCGAGATAAAAAGGCCGTTGCTGTGAAGTCTATGAATCTGTCTGGTGGTCCGGAGACCGGATCTCTGATCTATATCAGACCTATCTACAGCATGTCTTTGTTTAATGCACTGAATAGAGTCAGACTTTTGTCTGAGGTTGTTTTAATGCTTTCTTTGGTCGTTTTACTTGCCATCGCTCTCACTTATATTCTCAGGCCGATTCAGTCAGTGCGTTCCCGGATATCCAATATTCAATTAGATAACCTTGATACTGCTCTGATTTCTTTGGACGGGCAACCAGTTGAGCTCCAACCCATTCTCACTGAGTTCAATCGCATGGTTCGGCGATTAGAAGTTTCTGCTAAGAATCAAAAGCAATTTGCCTCAACAATATCCCATGAGTTCAGAACACCACTCACAGTAATCTCCGGATTTATTCAGTCTGTTTTAAATCGTGCCCAAGATCTGGATTCGCGATATCGCGAGTCTTTGTTGGTCGCTGACAAAGAAGCCTTTAGGCTAAATAGAATGTTGAGTGATTTACTAGATCTTAGCCGTGCAGACAATCATCAACTCAAGGTCTTGCGTGAACCCTTCGAATGTATTTTGAGCTGTCGCGAAGCACTACGTCTTGCACAATTTGCCTTTCCGAATAATGTCATCACATTAGACGATAGTGGATTTGAAGAATCAATCTGGGTCATAGGTGACCCAGATTGCCTTGTTAAGTGCCTTGAAAACCTGATTGGCAATGCAGTGAAGTACTCAGAACCAATGAGCGCTATTGATCTTGGAATCGATGTAAAGGATCAGTGTGTTCTATTCACCGTTCAAGACTATGGTCAGGGAATTCCGGAGGATCAACAGGCACGAATCTTTGAGCGCTTTGTGCGTGCAGATGGAGTCAGTTTGCGCCGTGGCGACTCTAGCTCAGGGCTAGGTTTATCCATCGTCAAGATGTTGATGGAAAGCATGGGCGGTAGTGTAAGTGTGCAATCAGAAATTGGAGTTGGCAGTCGATTCACTCTTACCTTGCAGCGCTCTTTGAGCTAA
- a CDS encoding PhnD/SsuA/transferrin family substrate-binding protein: MSLRHKQIIGPIIAGLLLFGCDQDSSEVAIKESESKAERVDLRITEEPNYSQDKMYEKMKIFTDYLHRQTGLNIEYIPAINYSHAYELFASGKVDLFWSGSLNTAKILNADPDAKPIAIEEKSFANILLVNRQILNQVKGGLDSEQPLQALKGRNVVFGNSSSGSSFLTPLLEMKSQGVTLLDLRSCTHEQKHELRAMFLGDSNDQDFAFVPGTVDNPLQHVPPAAQSEVLVGWASDKKRNNYILASSSLLKPSISPMVLQIQEALLAWNKDSRSNRQLLKDIWVTGFELPNSKEDLKSFQEMKEFVKTLGSQTRCTSNKKT, translated from the coding sequence TTGAGTTTACGCCACAAACAGATTATCGGTCCAATCATCGCTGGGCTACTGTTATTTGGCTGCGATCAAGACAGCTCAGAAGTTGCTATCAAGGAATCGGAATCAAAAGCGGAGCGAGTAGACCTGCGTATCACAGAAGAGCCTAATTACTCGCAAGACAAGATGTACGAAAAAATGAAAATATTTACTGATTACCTTCACAGGCAAACCGGCCTCAATATTGAATACATTCCCGCAATTAACTATTCGCATGCATATGAGCTATTTGCCTCTGGGAAGGTGGATTTGTTTTGGTCTGGATCTTTGAATACCGCAAAAATTTTAAATGCAGATCCAGACGCAAAGCCAATAGCAATTGAGGAAAAGTCCTTCGCTAATATACTTCTTGTTAATCGTCAAATTTTAAATCAAGTCAAAGGTGGGCTTGATAGCGAGCAGCCACTTCAGGCATTGAAAGGAAGAAATGTTGTTTTTGGAAACAGCTCTTCTGGCTCTTCGTTTCTGACTCCTCTGCTGGAGATGAAATCTCAAGGCGTTACTTTATTGGACTTGAGAAGTTGTACGCATGAGCAAAAACATGAGCTTCGGGCAATGTTTCTTGGTGACAGCAATGATCAAGACTTTGCATTTGTTCCTGGCACGGTCGATAATCCTTTGCAACATGTACCTCCAGCAGCACAGTCGGAGGTTCTAGTTGGCTGGGCGAGTGACAAAAAACGAAACAACTATATCCTGGCCTCGTCAAGTTTGTTGAAACCGTCTATTTCGCCAATGGTTTTACAAATACAAGAAGCTCTATTGGCGTGGAACAAAGATTCTCGATCCAATCGACAACTTTTAAAAGATATCTGGGTGACCGGGTTTGAGTTGCCAAATAGCAAGGAAGACCTTAAGTCGTTTCAGGAGATGAAGGAATTTGTGAAGACCTTGGGTTCGCAGACACGTTGCACTTCGAACAAGAAAACCTAG
- a CDS encoding response regulator transcription factor — protein sequence MDTTTDVVLIADDEANILMLLEMELQAEGFQTIVCGDGAKALAQIRESTPAIALLDWNMPIITGLDVCRRLRDTGNSLPVIMITARDEMDDRVAALEAGADDFIAKPFNIREVLARVKALLRRSSAVSPDQLSFGDLHLNGPERRCDYAGVPLNLTVREFDLLECFIRNPRQAMSRSQLIQNVWGDDYFGDENVVDVYVRYLRKKLEDVKPERIIQTIRGIGFALRPDDQ from the coding sequence ATGGACACAACAACTGACGTGGTGCTCATCGCTGATGATGAAGCCAACATCCTGATGCTTCTCGAAATGGAGCTTCAAGCCGAAGGGTTTCAAACTATCGTCTGCGGCGACGGGGCTAAAGCCTTAGCCCAGATCAGGGAGTCCACCCCGGCTATTGCTCTGCTCGACTGGAATATGCCCATTATCACTGGGCTAGATGTTTGCCGCAGGCTGAGAGATACCGGTAACAGCCTGCCAGTGATCATGATCACGGCACGGGATGAAATGGATGATCGTGTTGCTGCTTTGGAGGCTGGTGCAGATGACTTTATTGCCAAGCCATTCAATATCCGTGAGGTCCTGGCAAGGGTTAAGGCCTTGCTGAGGCGCAGTTCTGCAGTTAGCCCCGATCAGCTCAGCTTTGGAGATCTCCATCTCAATGGACCCGAGCGCCGGTGCGATTACGCAGGGGTGCCTTTAAACCTGACCGTTAGGGAGTTTGACCTTTTGGAATGCTTCATCCGCAACCCACGTCAAGCGATGAGCAGATCTCAGTTAATTCAGAATGTGTGGGGAGATGATTACTTTGGTGACGAGAACGTAGTGGATGTATATGTCCGTTATCTTCGTAAAAAACTCGAAGATGTTAAGCCCGAACGCATCATTCAAACGATCCGTGGCATCGGTTTTGCCCTGAGGCCGGACGACCAGTAA
- a CDS encoding chlorophyll a/b-binding protein, with translation MTTATLLADERYWQDLAAAQMRRERLAKAERLNGRLAMLGFVALIGTEALLHQGLLMALGL, from the coding sequence ATGACAACTGCAACCCTTTTGGCTGATGAGCGGTACTGGCAGGACCTTGCTGCAGCTCAGATGCGCCGTGAGCGACTAGCGAAAGCTGAACGCCTAAACGGACGTCTGGCCATGCTCGGCTTTGTAGCTCTGATCGGTACCGAGGCCTTGCTCCACCAAGGACTGTTGATGGCGCTGGGTCTCTGA
- a CDS encoding AAA family ATPase, protein MTTDLNMRIAISGSHSLGKSTLVWDWVKRHPQFTREEEPFRALDAEMYDIRFRQESNRLHNGIQMYYNASRVNLYSSINDCVIFDRAPVDYIAYSQYTADKKTTDIDDAFVNAMVPRVRETLQRLDLVVFVPMTERWPVDMEDDGIRPVDLAYRAEVDAIFKQIYRDERFSVMPDINQPKLIELWGSREQRLDRLQQAAASCMH, encoded by the coding sequence TTGACAACAGATCTCAACATGCGCATTGCCATCAGTGGATCCCACTCTCTTGGGAAAAGCACCTTGGTCTGGGACTGGGTGAAACGACATCCCCAATTCACACGCGAAGAGGAGCCTTTCCGTGCACTCGATGCAGAGATGTATGACATCCGATTCCGCCAAGAAAGCAACCGTCTTCATAACGGCATACAGATGTATTACAACGCTAGTCGTGTGAATCTCTATTCATCGATCAACGACTGCGTGATATTCGATCGCGCTCCTGTGGATTACATTGCTTACTCGCAATATACAGCTGATAAGAAAACAACCGATATCGATGATGCCTTTGTGAATGCGATGGTACCAAGAGTTAGAGAAACTCTGCAGAGACTTGATCTAGTGGTTTTTGTTCCAATGACTGAACGTTGGCCAGTTGACATGGAGGATGACGGCATCAGACCCGTCGATCTTGCTTACCGAGCAGAAGTCGATGCAATCTTTAAACAGATCTACCGGGATGAACGCTTCTCCGTGATGCCAGACATCAATCAGCCAAAACTGATTGAACTCTGGGGCTCCCGTGAGCAAAGGCTCGATCGACTCCAACAAGCAGCGGCGTCATGCATGCACTGA
- a CDS encoding chlorophyll a/b-binding protein, which translates to MTATTLQAPTGLVTHDLEGHDNVYAKEPPMELAGPDAGWGFHQRAEKLNGRLAMLGFIAAIATELISGEGLLHTIGL; encoded by the coding sequence ATGACAGCAACCACACTTCAAGCACCAACAGGACTGGTCACTCACGATCTTGAAGGGCACGACAACGTCTATGCCAAGGAGCCACCAATGGAACTTGCAGGACCTGACGCCGGCTGGGGGTTCCACCAACGGGCAGAAAAGTTGAACGGTCGTCTGGCCATGCTCGGATTCATTGCTGCGATCGCGACAGAATTGATCAGTGGCGAGGGCTTGCTCCACACCATTGGCCTTTAA
- a CDS encoding DUF1651 domain-containing protein, which translates to MPNRNRISKEPPVKSGAEGWLVNGAQKLLVQFKPDTPSVQEQWVSIRTYGWIPPHPPEPQSRRRMLRSNAIETWETMLKTGWRRCSPPVH; encoded by the coding sequence ATGCCAAACCGCAATCGAATCAGCAAAGAACCTCCAGTGAAGTCCGGAGCAGAAGGGTGGTTGGTCAATGGTGCACAAAAGTTACTGGTGCAGTTCAAACCAGACACGCCATCAGTTCAGGAGCAGTGGGTCTCTATAAGAACCTATGGATGGATACCACCGCATCCCCCTGAGCCTCAATCACGACGACGCATGCTCAGGTCAAACGCCATTGAAACTTGGGAAACGATGCTCAAGACCGGCTGGCGACGCTGCTCACCACCGGTGCACTAG
- a CDS encoding transcriptional repressor encodes MRSEFTMEQQGSTGTQRQQLLLEELQNSESEMTGQQLHRCLEGQPGAMGLATVYRNLRKLHQQGKVRCRHLPTGEALYAPVDRDQHHLTCVSCGTTQTLQQCPIHEMNVQAPETGNFKLIFHTLEFFGLCNICRTKR; translated from the coding sequence ATGAGGTCAGAATTCACCATGGAGCAGCAGGGATCAACAGGGACGCAACGGCAGCAATTGCTGTTGGAAGAACTGCAAAACAGTGAGTCCGAAATGACCGGCCAGCAGCTTCATCGCTGCTTAGAGGGACAACCGGGAGCTATGGGGCTTGCAACGGTGTACCGCAATCTGCGCAAACTCCATCAACAAGGCAAGGTCCGCTGCCGGCATCTACCGACGGGCGAAGCTCTCTACGCACCAGTGGATCGTGATCAGCACCATCTCACCTGTGTGAGCTGCGGCACCACGCAGACGCTGCAGCAATGCCCGATTCATGAAATGAACGTGCAGGCTCCAGAAACAGGCAACTTCAAGCTGATCTTTCACACGCTGGAATTCTTCGGGCTTTGCAACATCTGCCGAACCAAGCGCTGA
- a CDS encoding oxidoreductase codes for MGWTIDDMPNLRGRIALVTGANSGLGLETTRALLRSGATVLMACRSRRKGEAARAELLELGSSGVDLLELDLADLDSVDACCREVQSRYERLDLLINNAGLMAPPRLLSQQGHEMQFAVNHLGHFALTQALLPLMEGREQARVVTVTSGAQYFGAIAWDDLSGEKRYDRWKAYSQSKLANVMFALELNHRLEQSESTVRSLAAHPGLARTNLQPLSVASSGAWQEALAYRLMDPMFQSAAQGALPQLMAATSPSAQGGEHYGPSKFGGMRGAPKRQPVARAARSQEQRARLWALSAELIQTRSAAV; via the coding sequence ATGGGCTGGACCATCGACGACATGCCTAATTTACGAGGACGCATCGCCCTCGTCACAGGGGCCAACAGCGGCCTTGGCCTCGAGACCACGCGGGCCTTGCTCCGGTCCGGAGCGACTGTGCTGATGGCCTGTCGCAGTCGCCGCAAGGGAGAGGCGGCCCGCGCGGAATTGCTGGAGCTGGGGTCCTCTGGTGTGGACTTGCTCGAACTGGATCTAGCTGACCTCGACAGTGTCGATGCCTGCTGCCGAGAAGTCCAGTCGCGCTACGAGCGCTTGGATCTACTGATCAACAACGCGGGACTGATGGCGCCTCCACGGCTGCTGAGCCAGCAGGGGCATGAAATGCAGTTCGCCGTCAATCACCTTGGCCACTTCGCGCTGACCCAGGCGCTTCTCCCTCTGATGGAGGGCCGCGAGCAGGCTCGGGTCGTCACCGTCACCTCGGGAGCGCAATATTTCGGCGCGATCGCTTGGGATGACCTGAGCGGCGAAAAGCGCTACGACCGCTGGAAGGCTTACAGCCAGAGCAAATTGGCCAACGTGATGTTTGCACTGGAGTTAAATCATCGTCTCGAGCAATCGGAAAGCACCGTGAGATCGCTGGCAGCCCATCCAGGGCTGGCGCGGACAAATCTTCAACCGCTCTCGGTGGCATCCAGTGGTGCCTGGCAGGAAGCCCTGGCGTACCGATTGATGGATCCCATGTTCCAAAGCGCAGCCCAGGGGGCACTGCCACAGCTCATGGCGGCAACATCGCCATCCGCACAAGGTGGAGAGCATTACGGCCCCAGTAAATTTGGAGGTATGCGGGGTGCTCCCAAACGGCAGCCCGTGGCTCGCGCCGCTCGCAGCCAGGAACAACGAGCCCGTCTTTGGGCGCTTAGTGCCGAACTGATCCAAACCAGAAGCGCAGCAGTATGA
- a CDS encoding protein phosphatase translates to MSRPDPEQLQGTLVDFALLELIRQHRESFQPLWTVDSWAKLMIWLSLNCGLSGERDTLEHFASALGERITSRLRRTFFERELADLELQVLADPAEHQVLLLSQAPEDPAVLNPDQLSAALDRVGLTGRVMADRSRWQRLEGVVAIPWKD, encoded by the coding sequence ATGAGCCGTCCGGATCCCGAACAGTTGCAGGGCACGCTCGTGGACTTCGCTCTGCTGGAATTGATTCGCCAGCACCGCGAGAGTTTTCAGCCGCTCTGGACCGTTGATAGCTGGGCCAAGTTGATGATCTGGCTTTCGCTCAATTGCGGCTTGTCCGGAGAACGCGACACCCTGGAGCACTTCGCCTCTGCTCTTGGTGAACGCATCACTTCGCGGCTGCGTCGAACCTTTTTTGAGCGGGAGCTGGCGGATCTGGAGCTTCAGGTGCTGGCGGATCCTGCGGAACATCAGGTCTTGCTGTTGTCTCAGGCTCCCGAGGATCCTGCCGTGCTCAACCCTGATCAACTTTCTGCGGCTCTGGACAGGGTGGGACTAACTGGCCGGGTTATGGCGGACCGCAGTCGCTGGCAACGGCTGGAGGGAGTGGTGGCGATTCCCTGGAAGGATTGA
- a CDS encoding 2OG-Fe(II) oxygenase, with product MSLIGRYGNAGYEAVADAVMAFFDRRTDLHRPGIAFGPAGDQQPSKLSTDISLVAIDREDPESFALSEVIVRGVSAGLDRYLQERPLLREVCPDQALFVLPIFNLQRYAPGEGFRSWHCDWTISDEATEPVHRILAWILYCDTVAEAGTEFHWQQHHEEAVRGKLVIFPAGPSHIHRGRVTQHHSKTIATGWINAGTKEGYLRRLARS from the coding sequence ATCAGCCTGATCGGTCGCTACGGCAATGCCGGCTACGAAGCCGTCGCCGATGCGGTGATGGCGTTCTTTGATCGACGCACCGACTTGCACCGTCCTGGCATTGCCTTCGGTCCTGCCGGAGATCAGCAGCCGTCGAAGCTGAGCACCGACATCAGCCTGGTGGCGATTGATCGAGAGGATCCTGAGTCTTTTGCCCTCTCAGAGGTGATTGTTAGGGGCGTCTCTGCTGGTCTGGATCGCTATCTGCAGGAACGCCCCCTGTTGCGTGAGGTCTGCCCTGATCAGGCTCTCTTCGTGTTGCCGATTTTCAATCTGCAGCGCTACGCACCCGGTGAGGGATTTCGTTCGTGGCACTGCGACTGGACCATCAGCGATGAGGCCACGGAACCTGTCCATCGCATTCTGGCCTGGATCCTCTACTGCGACACCGTGGCTGAGGCGGGGACGGAGTTTCACTGGCAGCAGCATCACGAGGAGGCAGTGCGCGGGAAATTGGTGATTTTTCCTGCTGGTCCCAGTCACATTCACCGTGGAAGGGTGACGCAGCATCACAGCAAAACCATCGCCACCGGCTGGATCAATGCAGGGACAAAGGAGGGTTATCTGCGGCGCTTGGCTCGCTCTTGA
- a CDS encoding mechanosensitive ion channel family protein → MSQLLWEILGWLGYLQRSAVVAQLLLILGLSVGWHLINPQRRLGNLHPALRLLVAPIAVLLIAWLIELPGGKTGLVSYAGLCWLGWNLLNLLNQLLLLLLPTSTIHQLESRLLRPLFLVLVGLNLISKFDNPADLGVIKLGSLFGEILTVNNLVIAMLVTYLLLVGTKLPAAGVAWMLQKLISCSDSSRKALELIIRYVVIGIGITAVGFHIGLNSTALVAIAGGLSVGLGFGIKEVFSNFISGIWLLFEGSVRPGEILMVDGDPCEVRKLGLRATLLWRDRDNAELLIPNQMFFTAQATSYTATDRMRRSEIRVGAAYSHDPQIVLKILEQTALSVPRVLNHPAPRALQVHYGDSAIEYSLRYWISDPMSNIGIVSEVNQAIWTAFKREGIEIPFPQQVNTVREIPPLKSEPSAADNPPLSLH, encoded by the coding sequence ATGAGCCAGCTGCTCTGGGAAATTCTCGGCTGGCTGGGTTACCTGCAGCGAAGCGCTGTTGTCGCCCAATTGCTTCTAATCCTTGGACTGAGCGTGGGATGGCACCTCATCAACCCACAACGGCGGCTTGGGAACCTGCACCCAGCATTGAGATTGCTGGTGGCGCCCATCGCCGTGTTGTTGATCGCCTGGCTGATCGAACTTCCCGGCGGAAAGACTGGGCTGGTGAGCTACGCCGGCCTTTGCTGGCTGGGCTGGAATCTGCTCAACCTGTTGAACCAACTGCTATTGCTGCTGCTTCCCACCTCAACAATCCATCAACTGGAAAGTCGACTGCTGAGACCGCTTTTCCTGGTTCTGGTGGGCCTGAACCTGATCAGCAAGTTCGACAATCCCGCTGATCTCGGCGTGATCAAGCTGGGCAGCCTCTTTGGCGAGATCCTCACCGTGAACAATCTGGTCATCGCCATGCTGGTGACCTATCTGCTGCTGGTTGGCACCAAACTTCCGGCCGCGGGTGTGGCTTGGATGCTGCAGAAACTGATCAGCTGCAGTGATAGCAGCAGAAAGGCTCTGGAGCTGATCATCCGTTATGTGGTGATTGGCATCGGCATCACGGCCGTGGGGTTTCACATCGGTCTGAATTCCACGGCTCTCGTAGCGATCGCAGGTGGATTGTCCGTGGGCCTCGGCTTCGGCATCAAGGAGGTGTTTTCCAACTTCATCAGCGGCATCTGGCTGCTGTTTGAAGGGTCAGTGCGTCCAGGAGAAATCCTCATGGTGGACGGAGATCCTTGCGAAGTGCGCAAGCTGGGCCTGCGCGCCACCCTGCTCTGGCGAGATCGAGACAACGCAGAACTGCTGATTCCCAATCAGATGTTTTTCACCGCGCAGGCCACCAGTTACACCGCCACAGACCGAATGCGGCGCAGCGAGATCCGAGTTGGCGCGGCCTACAGCCATGATCCCCAGATTGTCCTCAAGATCCTTGAGCAGACCGCTCTGAGCGTGCCCAGAGTGCTGAATCATCCAGCGCCAAGGGCGCTGCAGGTGCACTACGGAGACTCCGCCATCGAGTATTCATTGCGCTATTGGATCTCCGACCCGATGAGCAACATCGGCATCGTTAGTGAAGTGAATCAGGCGATCTGGACAGCATTCAAACGAGAAGGAATTGAAATTCCTTTCCCACAACAGGTCAACACAGTCCGTGAAATACCACCGCTCAAGAGCGAGCCAAGCGCCGCAGATAACCCTCCTTTGTCCCTGCATTGA